The Brassica rapa cultivar Chiifu-401-42 chromosome A10, CAAS_Brap_v3.01, whole genome shotgun sequence genome segment TAAATGTTAGGAATATTTGGCAAAGATTTTACGGTTAGATTTGATACTTTAATTGATATTTCCGATTCAGTTGATATCTTGTTTTAGTGCTATGTCCAACTAAATCATTATAAAATCTACAGTCATTGATTTTATGTTTGAAaagaataaattaatattaatttaggATACTATTTATTCACAATTAATATATTAGCTAAACCGAATGGTTTTAAAATTGTATCTAATATTCATGTAATACATATAATTCGGTTTAGTGATGTTATCTACAATTTCATTACTAAAGTTATGTATAGTTCTGGTTTGTAATGTTAGTTCAATTAGATTCTATAAAAATTGATTTAACAATCTCAGTTTActaatgtatttaattttttttatgcagATATTTGGATTATAGTGATACAAAGATAATTCCATTTTATGGTTACAGATTTTATGGTCAGAGATTTACAAATTCACGACATTTGGATCAAACAAAGGTTAATGGGCCCGATCGTTTTGTCATACGTGAAAGCTTTTTCTAAATAAAAGTTAATGTGCATAGTTAATACCAGTGGTATTCTCTTGTAAATATTGAGGAACACTAAGTGATATTTTCTATTTGTTAATAGTTTAGATAGTAGTGTAATTCTCCCTAATCTGCTCATTGCTAATTGCTAAAGACTCTCAGGCTTTGCTGGTGAATGGATATAGAAGCCCAATTTAAAAGTCTAACGATCCAATAAGAAATAATACGAAACCTACTTCCTCCTCTTTTCTACTTTTTCATCTTCAGCTCCTTGCTCTGCCACACTTCGAAATTCTTTGACAACGACCTAATGGGTTTCTCTAAAGATCAGCTGCTTTCCCAACTTCAGGTTTTTCGTCTTCAGTTTCAATTTCTCGTTGCTTTATTACAAACCAATGGGACAATTAGATTAAATTTATAGATGCGAATGGAATGTATAAAAGTTCTTCTTTTTTATACCTGATTAGGTTTAGATTTGATTCATCTCCATTGAAAAACAAGTTCTGAGCATCAATGGGTTAATAACTGAGGAGTTTCTAATCATCTATTGTAAATCTTGTGGAATCTTTCAGGAACTTGAGATTGATTATTCCAAGTATGAGCATCCTCCCGTTCTAACTGTTGAAGAACAGGTTACATTGATTTAATAAACATGTGCTGCACATAATATAGGAATGCTAATCCATGGATATGTTTCCTCCTCCTCTAAATCTTCAGGCTAAGTATGTAAGCAGTAGCGAGGGTGCATTAAGTAAGAATCTCTTCTTCAAGGTAATCATCATTTGTATACTGTTATAGTTACCTTTAGAATAAACTCATTGTAAATGGctcatatgttttgtttttgcagGACAAGAAACATCGATATTACATCATCTCAGCCATGGTAGATACCAAAGTCGACATAAAAGGTAACccatgttttatttttcattctttcTTGTTTGTGGACGTTTCAGTTTTAAGGATGTTAATGGGTGTTTCCTGTGACTTCTAATCCCAACAGTTTTATCTCAGAGACTCGGTCTGGGAAAAGGTGGTATAAGAATGGCTCCTGAGGAAGCACTTGCTGAGCTATTGCAGGTATTCTTCATTGTCTCTTCCACTGCTACTCTGTTCTTGACAAATGACATAAATAGTTTATCTGAACCGGATTACCATTTTTGATGCTTTGGTTTTTTCTTAAAGGTGTCTCTTGGATGTGTTACTCCTTTTGCAGTTGTAAATGAATCAGCAAGGTATCGTTTTCCTTGACATTGGCTCATAGATGTGTTAAATCCTTTGACTGACATTCTTTTTGAAAACTTTCTTTGTTTAAGAGATGTATCGCTCTTGTTGGACCAAAAATTCAAGAACCAAACACGCTTCATCTTCCACCCTTTGTCTAACGACGTCTCAATCTGTAAGTTCTTATATGGTTTCATTTAGATTTAACTTTAAGACACTGATTCGTTTTGTCGGTATCATTTCCAGCTCTTAGCACATCGGGTCTTGACAAGTTTCTTCAGTCCATCGGGAGAGATCCTGTATACGTTGACCTTGAGGCAAATGTTCTAAACTTTTTAACCTGAGTCTCATATTCTCTTTCTTCAGATTTTGATcttttaaactatggttttgACTGTTACAGGCTAACCCAGTGGTTGGTAAAGACCAGCCTCCAGATCTAGCTGTTTATGTTCCGTCTAATTCAGTTGTTGTCCCCGAGCTCCCTAACAAAACACCTTCTGCACAAGCTCCTCCAAAGAATGTGTCAGCAGAGAAAACTAAGCCTGTTGCTTCACGTATGACTCTGATATTCTCATGTTTCATGTTTAAAGAATATGTATCAAATATCAATGCCTTTATAAATCAGTTTTTCTCTACGGATGCAGCCAAACCGAGCAAGTCAACCGGTAATGTGAAGAGTGTCGTGCAAAATTCTGGTCTATCAGTATTTAAAAACCCTGACAAGTTCGTGGAGGAGATTTTGGACAAAACATCTGCTCTGTTGTTGTCTGAGGTAATAAGACAAATCTCAAAATTTCAAACCGATTTCGTAATACTTTCTTAAACCTGTTACATAATTAACAGGTGAAGGGAGAGAATGTGGAGGCTTTAGCAGAAACACTGAGAAAACGTCTTACCTCAGAGTTTACCCACCTCGCAGTAAGTACTGAGTAAACATTAGATATACATGGTTAATGTCGGTTAAGAGTAAACTGTTTGTACCAATGTTGGTTTTGTGTTGGTAAACTGCAGGTTATGTACAAGAACATAGCTTACAGTGAAGGTTTTTACGCCGGTACACAGTGCCAACCAAAGCGACAGTAAGAGGAGGTTTGGTTTGTATGCTGAACCTGAGATACTTGGAGAGAAAACATTACCGGTTTATGCATTTTTCAACTTTTTTCGTTGCAGAACAATTATAGTCAAGACTGAGTAATGATTTTATTATCTATGCTCGAAGCATTGTTGttttctaaaacaatactcCCTCTGAtcctaaatataagatgttttaggtaatacacacttattaaaaaaattattttttatctaaaaaatattattaaaattataaactattcaaccaattacaaaatagaacTATTAAGTTTGATTGgctacacagtttttgataaacttaaaattatttataaagataaaaacatcttatatattggaacataaaaattcttctaaacatcttatatttcgAAAAGGAGGAAGTACTTTTTTCTTTAGCAATTCCTCAATGGAAAATTACAGGATAActtaaagaaaacaatattttctattaaaaaaaacaataatcttccttttgtcaaaaagaaaaaagaaaacaataatcTAAGTTATCATACtatgttataatttgattggttattAAATGTGTTTGGCAAAGATGACATGTACTAATGAGTTAAATGTGATTCAATGGCTCAAAATTAGCATATCTAATCTTGCTGACATGACTAATATAGGGTTAGCTCTCCTAAACTGTTATTAAATACCTTTTTAGTATTGATTTGTATTAATCAATCATCTGGTTATTCTAATCAAAACTCGCTAGATTGTTATCTTCTAATATAGGTTTGGTTTCTAATTTTTATGTCGAATCATATGGTAGAATTTCGAATCATATTATTGTAAAGTTTATCGTATATACAAAATCATATGATATGGTTTAAGTTacatatgttatttaaatttgattggtGCCAGTAATATGTTATTCCCTTGTAAATGTGacatgttttatatttatggtTTATTGTTTATGTTCACAAATATTTAAGGTTTattttatggtttagagtttaagGTATATGATTGAAAgtttattgtatatacaaaatcatatggtatGGTTGAAGTTACATATGTTGTTTAAATTTGATAAGTGTCAGTAATATGAGATTTTATTGTAAATGTGACATGTATTATATTTAGTGAAATTCCCTAGTATAGtactttttagtttattttcacaaaaataatctttaaagagaaaaatgagcaaaataaagttttatttgacggtaaaaatacatttataccatatgtttaactaatctaaacttatggtttagagttaaggggtgagaTTTTGAGGATAaggtttcaaattaaaaaaaatagaaaataaatattaaaattttcaaaataaaaagactattttggtcattttcatCCGTAAGGgctattttttttcattttcatcctTAAGAGCTactttgtgacaaaaacttaaaaatgtccAAGGTCGACTACAACATACCTAGGCCCACAATAACCCGCACGAGCGACTGACCCAGGCACCCTTCTTCGTATAGAAAAGCTCTCAAACAACCCGCTTCACCAAACCACCACTTTTtgatttagtcaaaaaaaaatgcAGCCCTAGTTCGTAAGTCTGACAGTGATGCCTTCTAGCCACAAGGACAAACTGCACCTACCGACAAAGATCTGCCAGTAGAGAATCACTACCACCTCTAGAAAAACTGCCTAAGATTCAAACTTGACTCCTGGTACAACAAAATCTCAGTTGATGAAAAAAGAAAGGATCTGAAGAGAAATCTAAATGACGAGAACCCCCAACCAAGAACGAGTGCACTTGTCATCAATAACCACTAGGTGACATCATAAGAAACGACGGTGACCAGAGCACCACCAGCGGAGCACAATCGACCACCATTGAAAACAGATCTGGCCAGATCTGAGCGATATCTCGAAGCAAAAACCTCGGAAGAGTCACAAGCCCCAATCTATAGTCGTGCCTCACCATCGGGCACTAACGCCGAAGAAGAGAAATATACCACAACAGAGAGTATATCGGCGAAACTAAAAAGATGGAGGAGGATAAGAGacatgaaaaaataaagaaaggagagaaaaagagagaggcAGCCTGCAACATACCAGAGGCCGCCAGACGGcgcaaaaaaaatttaaaattaaaagaacgtagaaacgagagagagaaaaaagagagagatccAAGAATAACGAAATGACTGACTGCGAAGTGGTCCATACAAATTGTATTTTGGCAACATAGTATTTTACAAAAGACAAATAAACAATTCTTCCACCaatctgtatatatatatatcacaattATATGAATACaaatttctaatttttgttaTAGTAATTTATGactaattaactaataaattatataatactaGTGTTTGGACCCGTACTACGTACGGGAAAACAATTCTAGAAATTATGGATAATAAagctagaaaaaaaattatttgattttgtaaTGGATTTAGATTTTACttattagttaattaattattatttttttttgacttttttctaaaaatatatataagatatagaATCTACATTGAAATATGAggttttgaaaattattagaggtaaatttaaaataataaaatttgatgTTAGTACCTTTTACCAGTCCATTATGGACCCAAAATGAAGGTAAAATAGTGATTTCTTCtcctaaaaaaaagaagtaattgtatataaaaattaagGGAAAGTAATCTCTGGCacaatataactaaaatatcaATCTTACTTTTGTAGATAATTGATGCCAATATCTCTTCTAGACTTTCCGTTATTCTCTTATGTTAATATTCTTTTTGTCTTTTATCATTTTCAATGCTAAATTtactcaaaatatttatttctgaaaatctataaaatttGGTAACACtgcataaataaaataaaatcaaaagtgTATATTGGTCCACAAGTAAACAACTCTAATATCACCATATTTCTATAAGATTACGaaaacatatacagaaaaaggAAGACCAACCTGAGGTTAAGACTTGATTAGTAGACATAAGCCCTTCTGGTTTTCTCTCCACACGAGTTTCTCAGGTctcatttttattatatcaccacattttccttttttttttctcctgtGGTGCTTCTCAAAGTTATTAGGGACTTTGTTACTTGTAAGTGGGCTTTAGCTCTGTATTTTGTCAAGCGTTAATGCACGGGTTGAATGTGCTCACTAAGCTTTCTAGATCAGCTCTCACCTTACTCTAGCAATCTTAACTCACTTAGAATGGATTCAGGGTGAGATGCAAGCTATCGCTTATGTCTACAACTCTtagggcaagttctaggtagctaatcttgAAATAGGCCTTAATGACAATCCTAAAGATGAATACCACAACTTACccatctatagttggggctaatccctcataacctatttgaaccctaaacctaacaggtgAATTTATTCAAGCATGAAATTTGtcacagaaatcatagatgaatagatgaaattgcaatgaaataaaatataaaa includes the following:
- the LOC103849418 gene encoding prolyl-tRNA synthetase associated domain-containing protein 1, whose amino-acid sequence is MGFSKDQLLSQLQELEIDYSKYEHPPVLTVEEQAKYVSSSEGALSKNLFFKDKKHRYYIISAMVDTKVDIKVLSQRLGLGKGGIRMAPEEALAELLQVSLGCVTPFAVVNESARDVSLLLDQKFKNQTRFIFHPLSNDVSISLSTSGLDKFLQSIGRDPVYVDLEANPVVGKDQPPDLAVYVPSNSVVVPELPNKTPSAQAPPKNVSAEKTKPVASPKPSKSTGNVKSVVQNSGLSVFKNPDKFVEEILDKTSALLLSEVKGENVEALAETLRKRLTSEFTHLAVMYKNIAYSEGFYAGTQCQPKRQ